In bacterium, the DNA window TATGTTAGAAGTTAACTTTCATCTATCTCAATCAAGTTAACTGCTTCCTGTTTTAGTCTGGAGCTTATTATTTGATTCATTAAATTGTAATCGTTTTTATCCATTTTTTTAACTTTAAGTCTATTTTTTACCTCACATAAAGGTAACGACATCACCAATAAGCCAAATGCTTCATCAAGAAAAGAAACTGAAGCGATAATTAACCCTTCAAAGTCCAAAATAATAACTTCACCCTTAGGCCATCGGCCTATAATAGCTTCTCTAACTGCTTTCCCTGCATCACGCGTCGCAACCCACTGACCAGCAGTTATTTTCTTAATTGAAAAGATCATCCGAAATCTCCTCGAAAAGTGTTTGTTCAT includes these proteins:
- a CDS encoding STAS-like domain-containing protein, which produces MIFSIKKITAGQWVATRDAGKAVREAIIGRWPKGEVIILDFEGLIIASVSFLDEAFGLLVMSLPLCEVKNRLKVKKMDKNDYNLMNQIISSRLKQEAVNLIEIDES